In Burkholderia sp. GAS332, one DNA window encodes the following:
- a CDS encoding carbohydrate ABC transporter substrate-binding protein, CUT1 family — translation MKFRAIMGALCAAGLMCGVSAVQAAESIEVLHWWTSGGESKAVGVLKDDMTKQGYTWKDFAVAGGAGAAAMTALKTQVISGNAPSAAQIKGPLIQDWASQGVLVPIDAAAGDWKKNLPPEIDKIMHADGHYVAAPFSVHRVNWLYINKAALDKAGGKVPTTWPEFFAVADKMKAAGIQPIAMGGQPWQDLTLWEDVVLSQGPAFYKKALVDLDEKTLTSDQMVGVFDTVRKIQGYFDAGRTGRDWNLATAMVINGKAGMQFMGDWAKGEFANAGKKAGSDYICAAVPGTEKAYTFNVDSFVFFQQKGQTGATPGQLALAKTIMSPDFQEQFSLNKGSIPVRLGVSMAKFDDCAKKSYADEQVAIKSGGYVPSLAHGMAQPDAAAGAISDVVTKFMNSQQDSKTAVAALAKAAKTK, via the coding sequence ATGAAATTTCGCGCGATCATGGGCGCTTTGTGCGCCGCGGGTCTGATGTGTGGCGTCTCGGCTGTGCAAGCTGCCGAGTCGATCGAAGTGTTGCACTGGTGGACTTCGGGCGGCGAATCGAAAGCTGTCGGCGTCCTCAAGGACGACATGACGAAGCAGGGTTACACGTGGAAGGACTTCGCGGTTGCTGGCGGCGCAGGTGCGGCCGCCATGACGGCACTCAAGACGCAGGTGATCTCGGGCAATGCACCGAGCGCTGCGCAGATCAAGGGTCCGCTGATCCAGGACTGGGCTTCGCAAGGTGTGCTGGTGCCGATCGACGCTGCAGCAGGCGACTGGAAGAAGAACCTGCCGCCGGAAATCGACAAGATCATGCACGCAGACGGTCATTACGTTGCTGCACCGTTCTCGGTGCACCGCGTGAACTGGCTGTACATCAACAAGGCAGCGCTGGACAAGGCAGGCGGCAAGGTGCCGACCACGTGGCCTGAGTTCTTCGCGGTGGCCGACAAGATGAAGGCCGCGGGCATCCAGCCGATCGCGATGGGCGGTCAGCCGTGGCAAGACCTGACGCTGTGGGAAGACGTCGTGCTGTCGCAAGGGCCGGCCTTCTACAAGAAGGCGCTGGTCGACCTCGACGAGAAGACGCTGACGTCGGACCAGATGGTCGGCGTGTTCGACACGGTCCGCAAGATCCAGGGCTACTTCGACGCGGGCCGTACGGGCCGTGACTGGAACCTGGCCACGGCCATGGTGATCAATGGCAAGGCCGGCATGCAGTTCATGGGCGACTGGGCGAAGGGTGAATTCGCCAACGCCGGCAAGAAGGCTGGCTCGGACTACATCTGCGCCGCGGTGCCCGGCACGGAAAAGGCCTACACGTTCAACGTCGACTCGTTCGTGTTCTTCCAGCAGAAGGGCCAGACGGGCGCAACGCCGGGTCAGTTGGCACTGGCCAAGACGATCATGTCGCCGGACTTCCAGGAACAGTTCAGCCTGAACAAGGGCTCAATCCCGGTTCGTCTGGGCGTGTCGATGGCCAAGTTCGACGACTGCGCGAAGAAGTCGTACGCGGATGAACAAGTGGCGATCAAGTCGGGCGGCTATGTGCCTTCGCTGGCACACGGCATGGCGCAACCGGATGCAGCAGCCGGCGCGATCTCGGACGTGGTCACGAAGTTCATGAACTCGCAGCAAGATTCGAAGACCGCGGTTGCCGCGCTCGCGAAGGCTGCGAAGACCAAGTAA
- a CDS encoding carbohydrate ABC transporter membrane protein 2, CUT1 family, with the protein MQPKMTISRAVIYAALILFALYFLFPLYVMLSTSFKDIDQLRTGNLLTPPTHWTIDPWIKAWSGACTGVRCDGMQPFFMNSVRMVIPAVLISSIIGAFNGYVLTHWRFRGADPIFTMILVGCFIPFQAILLPMARFEGLLGLSNSITGLVVVHVIYGIAFTTMFFRNFYVSIPAELVKAARIDGAGFFTIFTKILMPVSLPIFMVCLIWQFTQIWNDFLFGIVFSGVDSMPITVALNNLVNTSTGVKEYNVDMAGAIIAALPTLLVYIVAGRYFVRGLTAGAVKG; encoded by the coding sequence ATGCAGCCTAAGATGACGATCAGCCGTGCCGTCATTTATGCGGCCTTGATTCTGTTCGCCCTGTATTTCCTGTTCCCGCTGTACGTGATGCTGTCCACGTCGTTCAAGGACATCGATCAGCTGCGCACCGGCAACCTGCTCACGCCGCCGACGCACTGGACCATCGATCCGTGGATCAAGGCCTGGAGCGGTGCGTGTACCGGGGTGCGCTGCGACGGTATGCAGCCGTTCTTCATGAACTCGGTACGGATGGTGATTCCGGCCGTGCTGATCTCGTCGATTATCGGCGCGTTCAACGGTTACGTCCTCACGCACTGGCGCTTCCGTGGCGCGGATCCGATCTTCACGATGATCCTGGTCGGCTGCTTCATTCCGTTCCAGGCGATCCTGCTGCCGATGGCACGCTTCGAAGGCTTGCTCGGCCTGTCGAATTCGATCACCGGTCTGGTGGTGGTGCACGTGATCTACGGTATCGCCTTCACCACGATGTTCTTCCGCAACTTCTACGTGAGCATTCCGGCTGAACTCGTGAAGGCCGCGCGGATCGACGGTGCGGGGTTCTTCACGATCTTCACGAAGATTCTGATGCCGGTGTCGCTGCCGATTTTCATGGTGTGCCTGATCTGGCAATTCACGCAGATCTGGAATGACTTCCTGTTCGGGATTGTGTTCTCCGGTGTCGATTCGATGCCGATCACGGTGGCGCTGAATAACCTCGTGAACACCTCGACCGGCGTGAAGGAATACAACGTGGATATGGCTGGCGCGATCATCGCGGCACTGCCGACCTTGCTCGTCTATATCGTCGCGGGACGCTATTTCGTACGCGGCCTGACAGCGGGCGCAGTGAAGGGCTAA
- a CDS encoding transcriptional regulator, LysR family, with amino-acid sequence MDRFEAMEIFTRVVEANSFTKVSESLDLPRAKVSRTIQALEEHVGVRLLNRSTRQVSVTEDGALFYDRCVRILAEVADAESSLSNKRENPSGTIRVDTSGTLARALLLPALDDFYRQYPEIDVRLGLADRNIDLIQDGVDCVIRMGTPEESSLVARHIGQARIVTCASPAYLEKYGTPTTLEELSEHRAVNYVSARSGKTFPFEYQVDGEIVKVTLKSVLAVNDGSVYIGASALGHGIIQPSRFMVADLIAQGALKEILTTYTTPGTPLSILYAHRRNLSSRLRAFTEWVTELARNNPDLRITNT; translated from the coding sequence ATGGACCGTTTCGAAGCGATGGAGATATTTACGCGTGTGGTCGAAGCGAACAGCTTCACCAAAGTATCTGAATCGCTCGACCTGCCCCGCGCCAAAGTCAGCCGCACGATTCAGGCGCTGGAAGAACACGTCGGCGTGCGGCTCCTGAACCGTTCGACGCGGCAGGTCAGCGTCACCGAAGACGGCGCGCTGTTTTACGACCGCTGCGTGCGCATCCTCGCGGAAGTCGCCGATGCCGAATCGTCGCTGTCGAACAAGCGCGAGAATCCGAGCGGCACGATCCGCGTCGATACGTCCGGCACGCTCGCCCGTGCGCTGCTGCTGCCCGCGCTCGACGATTTCTACCGGCAATACCCCGAGATCGACGTGCGGCTCGGGCTGGCGGATCGCAATATCGATCTGATTCAGGACGGGGTGGATTGCGTGATCCGCATGGGCACGCCGGAGGAGTCGAGTCTCGTCGCGCGGCACATCGGCCAGGCGCGGATCGTGACCTGCGCGTCGCCCGCCTATCTGGAGAAATACGGCACGCCGACCACGCTCGAAGAGCTCAGCGAGCATCGCGCGGTCAACTACGTTTCCGCGCGTAGCGGCAAGACCTTCCCGTTCGAGTACCAGGTGGACGGCGAGATCGTCAAGGTCACGTTGAAGAGCGTGCTCGCGGTGAACGACGGCAGCGTTTATATCGGCGCGAGCGCGCTCGGCCACGGCATCATCCAGCCGTCGCGCTTCATGGTCGCGGATCTGATCGCGCAAGGCGCGCTCAAGGAAATCCTCACGACCTACACGACCCCTGGCACGCCGCTATCTATTTTGTACGCGCATCGCCGCAATCTGAGTTCACGGCTTCGTGCCTTCACCGAGTGGGTCACCGAACTGGCGCGGAACAATCCGGATCTGCGCATCACGAACACCTGA
- a CDS encoding 6-phosphogluconolactonase: MIQLHAFDDQRAQSDALAKAVGDALHASLAAQAATSVTGTSATGTSTLGVRPAMLAVSGGTSPRPFLQTLSTQSFDWARIAVTLVDDRWVPETDSASNSQLVHDTLLQNAAKNAAFWPLVDTTQDLNAHVAALNADSRFSAVPDVAILGMGEDGHTASIFADAPEWDEAITTLERFVAVHPGSAPHARVSWSLSALKEVKHLFLLIAGPRKMDVLNAAAASLQKNAISQLANDKGVRLDVYWCAN; encoded by the coding sequence GTGATCCAGCTTCACGCTTTCGACGATCAACGCGCCCAATCCGACGCGTTGGCGAAAGCGGTTGGCGACGCGTTACATGCGTCGCTCGCCGCACAGGCGGCCACGTCCGTAACCGGCACGTCCGCGACCGGCACGTCCACTCTTGGCGTGCGCCCGGCCATGCTTGCAGTGTCCGGCGGCACGAGTCCGCGTCCGTTCCTGCAGACGTTGTCCACGCAGTCCTTCGACTGGGCGCGCATTGCCGTGACGCTGGTCGACGACCGCTGGGTGCCGGAAACGGACAGCGCGAGCAATTCGCAACTCGTGCATGACACGCTGTTGCAGAACGCCGCGAAGAACGCCGCTTTCTGGCCGCTGGTCGACACGACGCAAGACCTTAACGCGCACGTTGCCGCGCTGAACGCCGACTCGCGCTTTAGCGCCGTGCCGGACGTCGCGATTCTCGGCATGGGCGAAGACGGCCACACCGCGTCGATTTTCGCGGATGCGCCCGAATGGGACGAGGCGATCACCACGCTCGAACGTTTCGTGGCCGTGCATCCCGGCAGCGCGCCGCATGCTCGCGTGAGCTGGTCGCTCTCCGCCTTGAAAGAAGTCAAGCACCTGTTTTTGCTGATCGCAGGACCGCGAAAGATGGACGTGCTGAATGCCGCCGCCGCTTCGCTACAAAAAAATGCCATCTCGCAGTTGGCAAACGACAAGGGAGTGAGACTCGATGTCTACTGGTGTGCAAACTAA
- a CDS encoding carbohydrate ABC transporter ATP-binding protein, CUT1 family: MASLSIRDVYKTYPNGVPVLKGVNIDIEDGQFLILVGGSGCGKSTLLNMIAGLETVTKGEIQIDGKTVNNLSPKDRDIAMVFQSYALYPSMTVRENISFGLGIRKVPKQEQAQIVDRVSNTLQITHLLDRKPGQLSGGQRQRVAMGRALARDPVMFLFDEPLSNLDAKLRIEMRSEIKLLHQRLGTTIVYVTHDQIEAMTLGDRIAVMKDGIVQQFGAPQEIYDSPANLFVAGFIGAPPMNFIQGKLVEQGSGVGIELDTGTARNVLNLPFDSAKVKSHIGREVILGLRPERITDARGAHGDHANLQAIDVNVDVIEPTGPDTLVFAQVNGKRIVSRVHPASNPQPLSTTTLLFDASKAVLFDPTNEERIA, translated from the coding sequence ATGGCAAGCCTTTCCATCCGTGACGTGTACAAGACTTACCCGAACGGGGTGCCGGTCCTGAAGGGTGTCAACATCGACATCGAAGACGGCCAGTTCCTGATTCTCGTGGGCGGCTCGGGCTGCGGGAAATCGACGCTGCTCAACATGATCGCCGGCCTCGAAACCGTGACCAAGGGCGAGATCCAGATCGACGGCAAGACGGTCAACAACCTCTCGCCGAAAGATCGCGACATCGCGATGGTGTTCCAGTCGTATGCACTGTATCCCTCGATGACGGTGCGCGAGAACATCTCGTTCGGCCTGGGTATCCGCAAGGTGCCGAAGCAGGAGCAGGCGCAGATCGTCGACCGCGTGTCGAACACGCTGCAGATCACGCACTTGCTGGACCGCAAGCCGGGTCAGCTCTCCGGTGGTCAGCGTCAGCGTGTGGCCATGGGCCGTGCGCTCGCGCGCGATCCGGTGATGTTCCTGTTCGACGAACCGCTGTCGAACCTCGACGCGAAGCTGCGGATCGAGATGCGTTCGGAAATCAAGCTGCTGCATCAACGCCTCGGCACGACGATCGTCTATGTGACGCACGATCAGATCGAAGCGATGACGCTCGGCGACCGCATCGCGGTGATGAAAGACGGCATCGTCCAGCAGTTTGGCGCACCGCAAGAAATCTACGACTCGCCGGCGAATCTGTTCGTGGCCGGCTTCATCGGCGCGCCGCCGATGAACTTTATCCAGGGCAAGCTGGTGGAGCAGGGCTCTGGCGTCGGCATCGAACTGGATACGGGCACGGCGCGCAATGTGTTGAATCTGCCGTTCGATTCGGCGAAGGTGAAGTCGCACATTGGGCGCGAAGTGATTCTCGGCTTGCGCCCGGAGCGGATCACGGACGCACGCGGTGCGCATGGCGACCACGCGAACCTGCAGGCGATCGACGTGAATGTCGACGTGATCGAGCCGACCGGTCCGGACACGCTGGTGTTCGCGCAGGTGAACGGCAAGCGCATTGTGAGCCGCGTACACCCGGCTTCGAATCCGCAGCCCTTGTCGACGACGACCTTGCTGTTCGACGCGTCGAAGGCGGTGTTGTTCGATCCGACTAATGAAGAGCGGATTGCCTGA
- a CDS encoding glucokinase /transcriptional regulator, RpiR family: MSTGVQTKAVPGAGQHADGPRLLADIGGTNARFALEYSPGEIGSVQVYPCADYPGVAEVIKKYLKDTKIGRVNHAAIAIANPVDGDQVSMTNHDWSFSIEATRRALGFDTLLVVNDFTALAMALPGLTDTQRVQVGGGSRRPNSVIGLLGPGTGMGVSGLIPADDRWIALGSEGGHATFAPADEREDIVLHYARKKWSHVSFERVAAGPGLEVIYRALAGRDKKRVAANVDTIEIVKRAMEGEPLAAESVDVFCGILGTFAGNIAVTLGALGGIYIGGGVVPRLGEFFARSSFRKRFEAKGRFEAYLQNVPTYVITAEYPAFLGVSAILAEQLSNRAGGSSSAVFERIRQMRDALTPAERRVADLALNHPRSIINDPIVDIARKADVSQPTVIRFCRSLGCQGLSDFKLKLATGLTGTIPVSHSQVHLGDTATDFGAKVLDNTISAILQLREHLNFDQVERAIDLLNGARRIEFYGLGNSNIVAQDAHYKFFRFGIPTIAYGDLYMQAASAALLGKGDVIVAVSKSGRAPELLRVLDVAMQAGAKVIAITSSNTPLAKRATVALETDHIEIRESQLSMISRILHLVMIDILAVGVAIRRAVPSADVAETVAKARQGADDDATAVLDWLSHGAASSARD, encoded by the coding sequence ATGTCTACTGGTGTGCAAACTAAGGCTGTTCCGGGCGCGGGCCAGCACGCCGATGGACCGAGGCTGCTCGCCGACATCGGCGGCACCAATGCGCGCTTCGCGCTCGAATACAGCCCGGGCGAGATCGGCTCGGTGCAGGTCTATCCGTGCGCGGACTATCCGGGCGTGGCCGAAGTCATCAAGAAGTATCTGAAGGACACCAAGATCGGCCGCGTGAATCACGCGGCGATTGCGATTGCGAACCCGGTCGACGGCGATCAGGTCAGCATGACCAACCATGACTGGAGCTTTTCGATCGAAGCCACGCGCCGTGCGCTTGGTTTCGACACGCTGCTCGTGGTGAACGACTTTACCGCGTTGGCCATGGCGCTGCCCGGCCTGACCGACACGCAGCGCGTGCAGGTGGGCGGCGGCTCGCGTCGCCCGAACAGTGTAATCGGCTTGCTAGGCCCTGGCACCGGCATGGGCGTATCCGGCCTGATTCCTGCCGACGACCGCTGGATCGCGCTCGGCAGCGAAGGCGGCCACGCCACCTTCGCGCCGGCCGACGAACGCGAAGACATCGTGCTGCACTACGCACGCAAGAAGTGGTCGCACGTCTCGTTCGAACGTGTGGCAGCGGGTCCCGGCCTCGAAGTGATTTACCGTGCGCTGGCGGGTCGCGACAAGAAACGCGTGGCGGCGAACGTCGACACGATCGAGATCGTCAAGCGCGCGATGGAAGGCGAGCCGCTCGCGGCCGAATCCGTCGATGTGTTCTGCGGCATTCTCGGTACCTTCGCGGGCAATATCGCGGTGACGCTCGGCGCGTTGGGCGGCATCTACATTGGCGGCGGTGTTGTGCCGCGGCTTGGTGAATTCTTCGCGCGTTCGTCGTTTCGCAAACGGTTCGAGGCGAAGGGCCGCTTCGAGGCCTATTTGCAGAACGTGCCGACCTACGTGATTACCGCTGAATATCCCGCGTTTCTGGGGGTTTCGGCGATTCTTGCGGAGCAGTTGTCGAACCGCGCGGGCGGCAGTTCATCGGCCGTGTTCGAGCGGATTCGCCAGATGCGCGATGCGTTGACGCCGGCCGAACGCCGCGTGGCCGATCTCGCGTTGAATCATCCGCGGTCCATCATCAACGATCCGATTGTGGATATCGCGCGCAAGGCTGACGTGAGCCAGCCGACGGTGATCCGCTTTTGCCGTTCACTCGGCTGCCAGGGTTTGTCGGATTTCAAGCTGAAGCTGGCGACGGGTTTGACCGGCACGATTCCGGTGAGTCATAGCCAAGTGCATCTGGGCGATACCGCGACGGACTTCGGCGCGAAGGTGCTGGACAATACGATTTCCGCGATTTTGCAGTTGCGCGAGCATTTGAATTTCGACCAGGTCGAGCGGGCGATCGATTTGTTGAACGGTGCGCGGCGGATCGAGTTTTATGGTCTCGGCAATTCGAATATTGTCGCGCAGGATGCGCATTACAAGTTCTTCCGGTTTGGCATTCCGACGATTGCCTATGGCGATCTGTATATGCAGGCGGCTTCCGCCGCGTTGCTTGGCAAAGGTGATGTGATCGTTGCCGTGTCGAAGTCGGGGCGTGCGCCTGAGCTACTGCGGGTGCTGGATGTCGCCATGCAGGCGGGGGCTAAGGTGATTGCCATTACGTCTAGTAATACACCTTTGGCGAAGCGGGCTACTGTTGCGCTGGAGACCGATCACATTGAGATTCGCGAGTCGCAGTTGTCGATGATTTCGCGGATTTTGCATCTCGTCATGATTGATATTCTTGCTGTTGGGGTGGCGATTCGGCGCGCCGTGCCTAGCGCGGATGTGGCTGAGACTGTCGCTAAGGCGCGACAGGGGGCGGATGATGATGCTACTGCTGTGCTTGATTGGTTGAGTCATGGGGCGGCTTCTTCGGCGCGGGATTAA
- a CDS encoding glucose-6-phosphate 1-dehydrogenase: MQTDSSFTFVLFGGTGDLSMRKILPALFEAHRAGGMLADSGKIVAVARHVADRAAYIDWVNEHVKPHVSKNGVDETAWASFLDRIEFVKIDLGNPEDFTLLRDALSGRPGIRVFYLATGPSLFVPICHALASVGLNENSRIVLEKPLGYDLKSSNAINDAVGEIFAEEQIYRIDHYLGKEPVQNLLALRFGNVLFEPLWRREWVESIQITIAEELGVEARGDFYDNTGALRDMVQNHLLQLLSIVAMEPPHSMDSDSVRDEKLRVLRALKPIDPRDIGKVAVRGQYHAGGIRGSAVPAYATEPGVKPDSTTETFVALKVEIENWRWAGVPFFLRTGKRLADRVAEIVVNFRAVPHSALGASALRGGANRLVIRLQPNETIRLYCLAKQPGEGMNLASVHLDLAFDRFFREGQMEAYQRLLLDVINGRLALFVRRDEQEAAWRWVEPILNEWATSNKPPKPYAAGTWGPAAASAMLAQHGTCWLEEEN, encoded by the coding sequence ATGCAAACCGACTCAAGCTTCACCTTCGTTCTCTTCGGCGGAACCGGCGATCTGTCGATGCGCAAGATCCTGCCGGCACTGTTTGAAGCGCACCGTGCAGGTGGCATGCTGGCCGACAGCGGCAAGATCGTCGCGGTGGCGCGGCATGTGGCCGATCGGGCGGCCTACATTGACTGGGTCAATGAGCACGTCAAGCCGCACGTATCGAAGAACGGTGTGGATGAAACCGCATGGGCGAGCTTCCTCGACCGTATCGAGTTCGTGAAGATCGACCTCGGCAACCCCGAAGACTTCACGCTGCTGCGCGACGCCTTGAGCGGACGGCCTGGCATCCGCGTGTTCTATCTGGCCACGGGTCCATCGCTATTCGTGCCGATCTGCCACGCGCTGGCGTCGGTGGGGCTCAACGAAAATTCGCGCATCGTGCTGGAAAAACCGCTCGGCTACGACCTCAAGTCGTCCAACGCAATTAATGATGCAGTCGGCGAAATCTTCGCTGAAGAACAGATCTACCGGATCGACCACTACCTCGGTAAGGAGCCGGTGCAGAACCTGCTCGCGCTGCGCTTCGGCAATGTGCTGTTCGAACCGTTGTGGCGCCGTGAATGGGTGGAAAGCATTCAGATCACGATTGCGGAAGAACTCGGCGTGGAAGCGCGCGGCGACTTCTACGACAACACCGGCGCATTGCGCGACATGGTGCAGAACCATTTGCTGCAACTGCTTTCCATCGTCGCGATGGAACCGCCGCATTCGATGGACTCCGATTCGGTCCGTGACGAAAAACTGCGCGTGCTGCGCGCGTTGAAGCCGATCGATCCGCGCGATATCGGCAAGGTCGCGGTGCGTGGCCAGTATCATGCGGGCGGGATCCGCGGCAGCGCGGTGCCGGCGTATGCTACCGAGCCAGGCGTGAAGCCGGACAGCACGACTGAAACCTTTGTTGCCTTGAAGGTGGAAATCGAGAACTGGCGCTGGGCCGGCGTGCCGTTCTTCCTGCGCACGGGCAAGCGTCTCGCGGATCGTGTCGCTGAGATCGTGGTGAATTTTCGTGCGGTGCCGCATTCGGCATTGGGCGCGTCCGCGTTACGCGGCGGTGCAAACCGTCTCGTGATCCGTTTGCAGCCGAACGAGACCATTCGCCTCTACTGTCTCGCGAAGCAGCCGGGCGAAGGCATGAATCTCGCCAGCGTCCACCTCGACCTCGCGTTCGACCGGTTCTTCCGCGAAGGGCAGATGGAGGCGTATCAGCGCCTGCTGCTCGATGTCATCAATGGCCGCCTCGCGTTGTTTGTGCGGCGCGATGAGCAGGAAGCAGCATGGCGCTGGGTCGAACCGATCCTCAACGAATGGGCCACGTCGAACAAGCCGCCCAAGCCGTATGCAGCAGGCACGTGGGGACCGGCCGCCGCGAGCGCGATGTTGGCGCAGCACGGCACCTGCTGGCTCGAAGAAGAGAATTGA
- a CDS encoding carbohydrate ABC transporter membrane protein 1, CUT1 family, with protein sequence MTASISGNGKTATVTRRTSPMAALADRWIPKLVLAPSVVISLIFVYGFIAITGFLSLSNSRLMPRYDFVGLDRYRELFDNDVFWTSAANLGWFGIPFIGICIGLGLFLAILLDQQIRNEGALRAVFLYPMALSFIVTGTAWQWIMTPSVGLEKVFHDWGWTSFSFSWLGDPDKAIFCVVIAAVWQSTGFVMALFLAGLRGVDGEIFKAAQMDGAGLPTIYRKIVIPSMRPVFFSVLLILCHITIKTFDLVVALTAGGPGTSSSLPAIFMYTFSFNRGQLGVGAASSMMMLATVVAVLVPLMYLESRSTRNAA encoded by the coding sequence GTGACTGCTTCTATCAGCGGAAACGGGAAAACGGCCACCGTGACCCGCCGCACGTCGCCGATGGCGGCCCTTGCCGATCGCTGGATTCCGAAGCTGGTGCTCGCACCCAGCGTCGTGATCAGCCTGATCTTCGTGTATGGCTTCATCGCTATTACCGGCTTTCTGTCGCTGTCGAATTCGCGACTGATGCCGCGTTATGATTTTGTCGGTCTCGATCGTTATCGCGAACTGTTCGATAACGATGTGTTCTGGACCTCGGCTGCCAACCTCGGCTGGTTCGGCATTCCGTTTATCGGTATCTGTATCGGCCTCGGTCTGTTCCTCGCGATCCTGCTCGATCAGCAGATCCGCAATGAAGGCGCGCTACGCGCCGTGTTCCTGTACCCGATGGCGCTTTCGTTCATCGTGACGGGTACGGCGTGGCAATGGATCATGACGCCGAGCGTCGGCCTCGAAAAAGTGTTTCACGACTGGGGCTGGACGAGCTTCTCGTTCAGCTGGCTCGGCGACCCCGACAAGGCGATTTTCTGCGTCGTGATCGCAGCCGTGTGGCAGTCCACCGGCTTCGTGATGGCGCTGTTCCTCGCGGGCTTGCGCGGCGTCGACGGGGAAATCTTCAAGGCCGCGCAGATGGACGGCGCGGGCTTGCCGACCATCTATCGCAAGATCGTGATTCCGAGCATGCGCCCGGTGTTCTTCTCCGTGCTGCTGATTCTCTGCCACATCACGATCAAGACCTTCGACCTGGTCGTCGCGTTGACCGCGGGCGGTCCGGGTACGTCTTCATCGCTGCCGGCTATTTTCATGTACACGTTTTCGTTCAACCGCGGGCAGCTGGGCGTCGGCGCGGCATCGTCGATGATGATGCTCGCCACCGTTGTGGCCGTGCTCGTGCCGCTGATGTATCTGGAATCGAGGAGCACGCGCAATGCAGCCTAA
- a CDS encoding glutathione S-transferase: MTLKLYAHPFSSYCQKVLTALYENGTPFELRKLSHDDAQVIAELAALWPIKRFPVLVDGSRTVPEASIIIEYLGLYHPGPVPLLPADARAALEVRSMDRFFDNYISTPQQKIVYDSMRAEPERDPRAVAEARDMLDTAYGWLDKVMAGREWAAGDTFSLADCGAAPFLFYADWTHRIGPAFEHVLSYRKRLLARPSFARAVDEARPYRPLFPLGAPDRD; encoded by the coding sequence ATGACCCTGAAGCTTTATGCCCACCCCTTCTCCTCGTACTGTCAGAAGGTCCTGACCGCGCTATACGAAAACGGTACGCCGTTCGAACTACGCAAGCTGTCGCACGACGACGCACAGGTCATCGCGGAGCTCGCCGCACTCTGGCCGATCAAGCGATTTCCCGTGCTGGTCGACGGCAGCCGGACCGTGCCGGAGGCGAGCATCATCATCGAATATCTCGGCTTGTATCACCCGGGACCGGTGCCGCTCCTGCCGGCCGATGCCCGCGCCGCGCTGGAAGTGCGCAGCATGGATCGCTTTTTCGACAACTACATCTCGACGCCGCAGCAAAAGATCGTGTACGACAGCATGCGCGCCGAGCCGGAGCGTGACCCGCGCGCCGTGGCGGAGGCCCGCGACATGCTCGACACCGCCTACGGCTGGCTCGACAAGGTGATGGCCGGGCGCGAATGGGCGGCTGGCGATACCTTCAGCCTCGCCGATTGCGGCGCCGCGCCGTTCCTGTTCTATGCCGACTGGACGCATCGCATCGGCCCGGCTTTTGAGCACGTGCTCTCCTACCGCAAGCGCCTGCTGGCCCGGCCATCGTTCGCACGCGCGGTCGACGAAGCGCGCCCGTACCGCCCGCTGTTCCCGCTCGGCGCGCCCGACCGGGATTGA